In Leuconostocaceae bacterium ESL0723, the following proteins share a genomic window:
- the rimI gene encoding ribosomal protein S18-alanine N-acetyltransferase, producing the protein MKIRQATIEDADKIFEIAQAAFNPSPWPKRVFVHELKSPRSTYWLSEAGFVGTTQILDEVEIGCLAVDPSHQGRGEGRLLMETVMAYYPGARFLLEVAADNLPAQCLYQQLGFSTYHRRKRYYRNGQDALLMEKTG; encoded by the coding sequence TTGAAAATCCGCCAAGCAACAATTGAAGATGCTGACAAGATTTTTGAAATTGCTCAGGCAGCCTTTAATCCCAGTCCCTGGCCCAAGCGGGTCTTTGTCCATGAGTTAAAGAGCCCCCGGAGCACCTATTGGCTTAGTGAGGCCGGTTTTGTAGGCACGACCCAGATTCTAGACGAGGTTGAGATTGGTTGTTTGGCGGTTGATCCAAGCCATCAAGGCCGGGGAGAGGGCCGGCTTTTAATGGAAACCGTCATGGCGTACTATCCAGGGGCCCGTTTCTTACTAGAAGTTGCGGCTGATAACCTGCCAGCCCAATGTCTGTATCAACAATTGGGCTTTTCGACTTACCACCGGCGCAAACGTTACTATCGGAATGGGCAAGACGCCCTTTTAATGGAGAAAACGGGATGA
- the rimI gene encoding ribosomal protein S18-alanine N-acetyltransferase, translated as MFSKFKHPRRRPRQAFEAFEPYPIEAGEHRLLIRRALLADIPDLVKIQEAVYDGYAPWLSQDFLRELSSPRDRIYLVVAIDGQLVAFIGIVFRSQEEDLHISNLAVLPVWQGQGIGSELLLAAQRLAQSANLDRVSLEVRRSNEDAQRLYRRQGFEMTELVVAYYLDNQEDALSMRLTLENPPSNN; from the coding sequence ATGTTTTCGAAGTTTAAACATCCGCGCCGGCGGCCCCGGCAAGCCTTTGAGGCCTTTGAACCTTACCCGATTGAGGCTGGTGAGCACCGGCTCTTAATTCGTCGGGCCCTCTTGGCTGATATTCCCGACCTGGTGAAAATCCAGGAAGCCGTCTATGACGGTTATGCCCCCTGGCTTTCCCAGGATTTTTTGCGTGAACTTTCTTCGCCCCGGGATCGCATTTACCTGGTGGTGGCCATTGACGGACAACTGGTGGCCTTTATCGGGATTGTTTTCCGTTCCCAGGAGGAAGACCTACATATTAGTAACCTGGCCGTCTTGCCGGTCTGGCAGGGGCAGGGGATTGGTAGTGAGCTTTTGCTAGCTGCTCAGCGGTTAGCCCAGTCGGCCAATCTTGACCGCGTTTCCTTGGAAGTGCGTCGTTCTAATGAAGACGCTCAGCGCCTATACCGACGCCAAGGCTTTGAAATGACTGAACTTGTGGTGGCTTACTACCTGGATAACCAGGAAGATGCTCTGTCGATGAGGTTAACCCTTGAAAATCCGCCAAGCAACAATTGA